A window of Syngnathoides biaculeatus isolate LvHL_M chromosome 9, ASM1980259v1, whole genome shotgun sequence contains these coding sequences:
- the LOC133505690 gene encoding calcium uptake protein 3, mitochondrial-like isoform X1 — MVLSRPIGTERADESLTIDTTLLVHFFGKKGKAELTFDDFYRFMDNLQTEVLEIEFLTYSKGMATISEEDFAKILLRFTNVENIGAYLENVRHSIPDEKGITFDEFRSFFQFLNNLEDFAIAMQMYNFASRSIGQDEFARAVYVATGLKLTHHLVNTIFKIFDVDHDDQLSYKEFIGIMKDRLHRGARGYKAMERAVSFRSCLKRELAGSR; from the exons CGTGCAGATGAGAGTTTAACTATTGACACCACCCTGCTGGTCCATTTCTTCGGGAAGAAAGGGAAGGCTGAGCTCACTTTTGATGACTTTTATAG gtttatgGACAACCTCCAGACTGAGGTCCTGGAGATTGAATTTCTGACCTACTCCAAAGGAATGGCCACCATCAGTGAAGAGGACTTTGCCAAAATCCTCTTGCGCTTCACCAATGTGGAGAATATCGGTGCCTACCTTGAAAATGTTAGACACAGCATACCTGATGAAAAG GGAATAACCTTTGATGAGTTCCGCTCCTTCTTCCAGTTTCTCAACAACCTTGAGGATTTTGCCATTGCCATGCAGATGTACAATTTTGCATCTCGCTCCATCGGACAAG ATGAGTTTGCAAGGGCAGTTTATGTGGCCACAGGTCTGAAGCTGACACATCACTTGGTCAACACTATCTTCAAAATCTTTGACGTGGATCATGATGACCAGCTCTCTTACAAGGAGTTCATTGGCATCATGAAGGACAGGCTGCACCGAGGTGCCAGG GGATATAAAGCGATGGAGCGAGCCGTTTCCTTTAGATCCTGCTTGAAAAGAGAGCTGGCAGGCAG TAGGTGA
- the LOC133505690 gene encoding calcium uptake protein 3, mitochondrial-like isoform X2, with the protein MDNLQTEVLEIEFLTYSKGMATISEEDFAKILLRFTNVENIGAYLENVRHSIPDEKGITFDEFRSFFQFLNNLEDFAIAMQMYNFASRSIGQDEFARAVYVATGLKLTHHLVNTIFKIFDVDHDDQLSYKEFIGIMKDRLHRGARGYKAMERAVSFRSCLKRELAGSR; encoded by the exons atgGACAACCTCCAGACTGAGGTCCTGGAGATTGAATTTCTGACCTACTCCAAAGGAATGGCCACCATCAGTGAAGAGGACTTTGCCAAAATCCTCTTGCGCTTCACCAATGTGGAGAATATCGGTGCCTACCTTGAAAATGTTAGACACAGCATACCTGATGAAAAG GGAATAACCTTTGATGAGTTCCGCTCCTTCTTCCAGTTTCTCAACAACCTTGAGGATTTTGCCATTGCCATGCAGATGTACAATTTTGCATCTCGCTCCATCGGACAAG ATGAGTTTGCAAGGGCAGTTTATGTGGCCACAGGTCTGAAGCTGACACATCACTTGGTCAACACTATCTTCAAAATCTTTGACGTGGATCATGATGACCAGCTCTCTTACAAGGAGTTCATTGGCATCATGAAGGACAGGCTGCACCGAGGTGCCAGG GGATATAAAGCGATGGAGCGAGCCGTTTCCTTTAGATCCTGCTTGAAAAGAGAGCTGGCAGGCAG TAGGTGA